From Bacillus marinisedimentorum:
AATTAAAAAAGCCAAAAAGAAGGGTGCTTCCCCTTCTTTTTGGCTTATGTCCAGTTCTATTGCCTGGCTCATTGCTGCCGTCATTTATGCGGTTTTATGATAAATACCTGTACACTTTTGTCCTCCGGATAATTCCATGAGACAAAGGCTTCTTCAATATCTGCACTTAGATAAGCTTGCAGTTTGTCATTATGTTCTGATAATCGCCGTTTTTCCAGGTTCCGTTTGGCGATGGTCAGTTGCTCAGCGAACCCCTGCTGTATCAATTCTTTTTCAACGGCGATCAAGATTTGGTGCCGTGTAACCAGAAGTGTCCGCGGATTGGGCATGCAGGAGAAAATCTCATCCGGAGCCTTTTGGATGTTCTGGCTTATTTCAATGATTTCACTGTGGATTTCTTTCTGGCCGGAATATGAACAGGCGGTGTGATCATGGTCTGTATCCGTGATTCCGACAAGTATGCCGGAATGACTGTTCAGATTCCAGTCATAATAAAACTCCTGCATTTCCATGGATAAATGTACACTGATGTATGCTCTCACTTCTTCTTCAAGGGTGGGCATCAGCATATCACGAATTTTTTGCACATATTTGCTTTGTTCGTTATCCAGCAATTTGTGTTCCATCGGTGCCAGAAAGTCTTTGATATATACCGTTATATAGGGTGGAGCGATCGTGGCATAGACGCCGCCCGGCCCTTTGCCGAAATGCTCCCTTAACAGCCTGCCGGTAAAGCTGCCCAATGCCTTCTCTTCATTTGTAATGGCCACTTATCTCATCCTTCTTTGATATGCTGCTGCCCGAACGATTAAGGCTTTGCCATGATATCTATTAATAGCGTAACATTTGTTCGCATTCTTGAC
This genomic window contains:
- a CDS encoding Na-translocating system protein MpsC family protein — translated: MAITNEEKALGSFTGRLLREHFGKGPGGVYATIAPPYITVYIKDFLAPMEHKLLDNEQSKYVQKIRDMLMPTLEEEVRAYISVHLSMEMQEFYYDWNLNSHSGILVGITDTDHDHTACSYSGQKEIHSEIIEISQNIQKAPDEIFSCMPNPRTLLVTRHQILIAVEKELIQQGFAEQLTIAKRNLEKRRLSEHNDKLQAYLSADIEEAFVSWNYPEDKSVQVFIIKPHK